GATGAAGGGTGAGGGCAGTTGCTGGCGTCCGTCTGCCTCGGGAGACAATAGTGTGTGCCTTCAGGGGCAAAGTCAAACTggagtgacctctctggggcacaagtctgggcagcggcgtagcgtgggttgtcagcacccggggcaaggcaagtaatttgcgccccctaacccggggcaaggcaagtaatttgcgccccctaacccctaacctgccgccgctgccagcttcttcttgctgctgcctgggctggggtatttacagtaaggtagccacggcggcggcgggtccgtgtcaggtgatctgaggcgagttgccgtgggcgctgccgcccaaatgatgccgcttgcccggaggagggcagagaggcgaggaaaatgcaacatggcccagcagctgcagcagcagcagcggtggcagGGCTGTgcggaggggctgcctggcgcgccctccgcggcgagcgctgagagccgctgccagctcgtcagttccacgagacatggggctctgctacagcctgtgcccaaggctcttcggcgactccggaggcggcgagcgcgccccccccagatgttgcacccagccccccctgcaccccccacgctacgccactgagtctgGGCAGTgcttatggaggtcctgggctgcccagacaacaagacccctctctagggctccaaaggaaagtagagcaatatgtttggcaccagtctggctgcaggcattgcaggaaggaggcatgcaagatgccatccaactatcttagggactccactccagacttGTGTAGGATTTACTAGCTAGCCTTTTTGTCTCCTGAAAAAGTCCCACAAGGCAGAGGAAGCTTAGGATcagtttcccttctcctagataggctaccttcccaAGCTAACGAgcctcctcacttccctctacagcacgtgcagaaaccgccttcttgaccattggacccgcttttggtctcatctgctcaatctgccggaTCCTGCATTTGCCTGCAGGGCAagtcctaactcaccaagggacTGAGACTCATTGGCTACCCtaacctggtttagctggccagttgaagccatttctgGGGTGTGGCCGCAGCCACATGCTGACATCTTCTAgtggagagctgagtgcagggtggggaccaaagatggacaaactaccccagaaggagcgtGATGTTGTCTTGCACCAGAAGTACTACCCCTCTCCTAACACCCCATCTACCCCAGGCTTGTAATCCAACATTAGAGGGCCACACGTTGGCTaccttgtacagtcgtaccttggctcccgaacgccctgggaacttggacgttttggctcctgaacgccgcaaactcaaaagtgattgttccagtttgtgaacgttcttcagaacccgaatgtccaatggggcttccacagcttctgaagcCACGATTTGGTTTTAGAAGTAGAACGGACTTCtgctcaacttccaaggtacgactgtctaGGAACTCACTGTGAAGGACAACTCAACCCAGCTCACCCTTTTGCAAATGGGCACTAATTAGTCAGAAGTTATATGGAAATATTCTATGCTTCATGAATATCTAAACATTGTTGTCTTTAGGCTTCTCAGTCACGTCCCCTGACCTGCTCGAGCATTTAGCATAGCAGATTATTGATAGCTGTAGGACAGGGATGGAGAAATTCAGGCAGGAGCCAAGTGCAGTCCTCCAGGCCTCTTTAGCTGACCTTCAGGCCTCTGCCCAGACCACACTCCCCTGCCAAGGCACACTCCTCCTTCCCAAGCCCCATCTCTCACTGGTTCATCCTTTGCAGCATCATGGAATGTTTGTGCCTGGCTGGAAGGCAACTTTGAACTCCAACTatgcttttttgtttgctttggatggagaacagaaaggagtgtgtgtgtgtgtgtgtgtgtgtgtgtgtgtgtgtgtgtgtaaaactaaGCTGCTGTAGAAAGGTAAAATCCACGTTTGTtcctttgcccacttttgcctttgtacTCACCCACTACTGGCATGGAAGGCTGCTCAAAAGAAAAGACAGCAGAAAAATGTCATCTACTTCTGTTCtagaacaatgggggggggggtgctcatgCACACAGGGAGCattttaaaaggagaaatatgTAGCACACTTCCCTCCCAGGaagaagaaaggcagaatatGTATTCAGTTCTCAATATCATATTGTTCAGAAACCACATGTGCGAATGTTTCCAAACTGACAGGAGCTTTGTGGGTGACTCAGGGTACCAGCAGGCGGTGCACACAGCACAGAAGGGTTTAAAAAAGGACCACCCATTTCTGGATTCTGCATTATTATTTCCCAGAGTAActgaaacaaaagcacacatttttaCTGTGGGAAATAGTCAAAGTTTGAGAGCTACAAATTTCACACATCAGTGCCACATCATGGCTGCCCACCTTCTTCTATGTGGGCTGGGATGTGCCAGGAAAGATAAGCATGTATgcccttccttcctcccaaatTGTGCTTGCCTTGGCTGCTCCTATTGCCTCTGCCAGTTTCAACGTGGCTCAGAAAGCAGGCAAAGAGGAAGATTCCCATAACCTGGGTCTGGTTAATCTACATCATGTCAGAAGACCACATGTCTCCAAATTGGGCCCTGCTCTCTAAATTACCGTATCTCTAAATCTGGTTTGGGGAGTTTAGAATTCCTCTTTCATAATACACTGCAAcagtttttatttccatttttgagGTTTTAATGAATTTCTTCCACTTGTATCACACATTAACAGACAGGAGATTTTGCAGCTTTATGCTGCGCACCATAGAACATGCATTATGCCTAGGAGTGGAGTAGCTGAATCCAGCTCACTAACAGACTGCACACCTTTCAAGACATTCGTCTATCGTTTGTTGATCTGTTTTCACTGCCTTGCTGAAGACTCCTCCTTGTACTTCTTCTCGGTTTTCCTGGTATATGTCACTGTCAGCACATGatatgcatttgttttatttgccATCTGATGCCTTTACAATATTACTattcttgagccagtcactgccaccTTTTTTGAGGACTCTGGAGGGTGATGCTagggtttttgtttcctttgtattCCTTTcctgaaatttttttttttaaaaaataaagaacaaaacagGGTGCGGACCTAGGCATAATTCACTGCCCTTAAGATTGTGGCTCACAATCACATTAAAGAAATAAGGCACATTTCACAGTCCACCTACAGCAGCATTAGAGATCCCAGAGACTCCCCTTCTCTACCACCACCAAGTTTATCTGTCCTATTcactaagaagaagaaaagcatatATTTCATTATGGGCAACTCAGGAGcccaacaaaaaaaacccagcaccTCATCCCCATCATCCTCCCTGCCTTTTTCCACTCCTCCAGCGGCTGAGACTTTGCAAAGTTGGTCTCCAACTCTGGAaaccaagaaaataaaaaaagacaaaaataactACTTGAGAGAGGTTGCATCTCCCACTGATGAGATGACAGCAACTTCCAATAGCAGACTGGCAAGGGTCGTGACTAGCCTCAGGCATCCACCAGCGTCAGTCCATCGTGCAAGGCACGTTTCCACATGTAGTAAGTGGAACGTGCCGTCAAGGGGAAATGAGCTCTGAACTCTTTGTACGTTGGGAAGGTCTTTGACTCAAAGCGCTGCTGGAGAAACAGCTTGGCCTGGGCTTTGAACTGAGCCGTGGCAATCACATCCATCACAAACATGCTGTTGTTCTCTGCCATTTGGTAGCCTGGTATCACAGCACTGTAGGGCTTGGGAGGCTGCTTGTCTACAAGCAGTAGAGCACTCTCCTTTTGCTGCAGTGGGCGCAGTTCAAGTTCTGCCTTCCCACTAGTCTCAGCGGTTTTCTTTTCAAAGTTTTCGGAAAGCCCGTTTAGGGTAAGGCCGCGTTTCTTAGTTGCTTGGCTGCCGCTTCTCCTCCAAAACCAATAGGCTGTGGAAGAAATGCTAGGGTAGCGCAGGCGGAACTTGCAGAAGGGCATTTTCCACTGACAGACGCGTTTCTTGGCCAAGTGACGAAGGTGCTTTTGCCAGATGTGTAGAGATGGGTTGATGCGCATGATAAAACGGGGCCCTGGATGGTGTCCATTCAGCATCTTCTCACTAGGGAGGCTCCCTGGCTTGAATGGCAGGAACGGCTTCTTGTTCATAAGGGGGTTCTGGTTGACGGAAACAGGCTGGGAAGGCATGAAGCTGGGGTTCTCGTTGATGGCCTTTCTTCTCCAGTTGTAGTAGGtggacctggagatgccaggaaagcAGCACTTGAAGCTCCTGTAGGGCAGAACAGTATTCATGGAAATGCACCTTTCCAGGTAAGACTTGGCTCCTTGCATGGAAGTCCCATTTTGGTTGGAATTCAAGAGTGGGCTTTTGGGCCCTAGGCCTCCTTCAGACTTTATTGCACCGTATTTGCCTGCAGGGAGATTCTCCTGTTTGTGCACCTGAGGATCCTTTGGCAGCACAACTTCCGCAGGGGAAGAGGCCCTGCCATTTGTCGCGCTTTGCATCTCGTGCTTCCAGGCATAGTAAGTGGAGCGAGAGATTTCTGGGAACATTTGTCGGAAGTGCTGAAGAGGGACCACCTTGCCCTCTCGGAAACAGGACTGCAGGAACTGTTTGGCTGCAAATCTGGCAGCCGCCTTCTTCCGATGCTCTTGAGACTGGCGCTTCCATCGATAGAAAGTACTTTTGGTGATGCCTAGGTTGGATTGAGTCACCTGGGGATCCTTAGGCAGCAGATCCAAGGTATTCACCGGTTGCACGGGAGGCTCTGGAGCTGGGCTTGTGGCTTCCAGCTCCTCCAGGCCGACCACAGGCACAAAGTACTGAGCTCTGAATAGCTGGGACGAGAGCTGCTGCCCTGACCACATGATATGCAGCGTGGAAACTTGCAAGCCGCACCCCCTGGGTCGGATCAGTCGGTTGAAGTACGGCCGGATCTTTAGGTTGCTCATTGGGTATATGGAATAGATGTTGCACTGCAGCACCGACGCCAGGGCATACATGTGCCACATGTTGGCAAAAGTGCCAGGGAAGCAGGTGGCTTTGATGTCCGCATCAAAAATGGCCTCTAGGATGGCCAAGGGCAAGTTAGTCATCTCAGGGGATTCCTCCGTGCAAAGGGAGTAGCGAGCTGCCTGCAACATCACTTTGGAATCGATCATGCCGTGCAGGTAATACTGCTTGTGCAGCAACATCTCCACCGCTGTGCGCACCTGCAGCTCCAGGCTTAGGCTGGTGTTCCCCCACAGCAGCACGCTGGCAGCCTCAAACAGGTGATTCCCTTCGCCTTTGCAAACCAGAGGCAGCATATTGCAGGGAGCATCTTCTGGGTAGAGGCTTTTGGCAACCCGGTCAACTTCCAGCTCTTCCTGGAACGGCCTCTCACGGTAGCCAGGTAAGGAGAACGAGGACAAAGTCCTCTCGGCTTCTAGGGTTGCGCTGGTGAGTCCCTCCAGCCCAAAGCATTCGGCCGCCTCTTGCAGTTCCTGAAGCACGGACTGCACCAGCTGGTGTCGCTGGATCATCCTGAAAACCACAGAAGAGTTCAGACAATGACACTGTCACACATTCAGCATTTCCCCATGCACTTTCTTTGGCATTTGGCCTCAGTTACCGAGACTACTGTATTCTAGTTAAAAATAAATGGGTCAGTGAGCCTGGCTGTTAACCcggaggttggtggttcgagcccacgcAGGGATGGTTGTGgcaggattcctgtattgcagggggttggattagatgaccctcgaggtcccttacaactccacaattctgtactctatgcttctatgaaaTCAGGTCTTGCAGCAGCCCCAAAATCTGGCCCCCAGTGATCTAAAGCCAACGTTTCCCTGAGAGTCCCTCCTTCTAGTTTTGTTCCTGACCTTTAGATTTTCCTTACTGCCGGGCAATCAAGGGGAAACTTTTTAACTGGTCCAGGAATTATGGAAagcaaatggttttttaaaactgcttaCTGGCTTGATTTTTCCTGCCTAGAAACCCTGAAAAGGCCTCTTGCTAAGCTGCACacactgggaaaatcagaaattatgcctgagccagccagccagcttatTGTAGTGTGCTCAGAAGTGTTTCTATTCCTCTAGGGCTGTTTTCATCCtttatacaaatttattaaataatcaTCATCCTTTGCCACCAAGTActcaataaaaagaataaaaggtTGCTACCATGCTTGTGAGTATAATGAATGCTTTAAAATAGAATGAAGGGTAACTCATGGGATATTTTTTTCAGATCACTTTTAAGTTTTCTCTTTATTTCACCTGAACTGCATAATAAAC
The Podarcis muralis chromosome 1, rPodMur119.hap1.1, whole genome shotgun sequence DNA segment above includes these coding regions:
- the VRTN gene encoding vertnin → MIQRHQLVQSVLQELQEAAECFGLEGLTSATLEAERTLSSFSLPGYRERPFQEELEVDRVAKSLYPEDAPCNMLPLVCKGEGNHLFEAASVLLWGNTSLSLELQVRTAVEMLLHKQYYLHGMIDSKVMLQAARYSLCTEESPEMTNLPLAILEAIFDADIKATCFPGTFANMWHMYALASVLQCNIYSIYPMSNLKIRPYFNRLIRPRGCGLQVSTLHIMWSGQQLSSQLFRAQYFVPVVGLEELEATSPAPEPPVQPVNTLDLLPKDPQVTQSNLGITKSTFYRWKRQSQEHRKKAAARFAAKQFLQSCFREGKVVPLQHFRQMFPEISRSTYYAWKHEMQSATNGRASSPAEVVLPKDPQVHKQENLPAGKYGAIKSEGGLGPKSPLLNSNQNGTSMQGAKSYLERCISMNTVLPYRSFKCCFPGISRSTYYNWRRKAINENPSFMPSQPVSVNQNPLMNKKPFLPFKPGSLPSEKMLNGHHPGPRFIMRINPSLHIWQKHLRHLAKKRVCQWKMPFCKFRLRYPSISSTAYWFWRRSGSQATKKRGLTLNGLSENFEKKTAETSGKAELELRPLQQKESALLLVDKQPPKPYSAVIPGYQMAENNSMFVMDVIATAQFKAQAKLFLQQRFESKTFPTYKEFRAHFPLTARSTYYMWKRALHDGLTLVDA